In Oscarella lobularis chromosome 18, ooOscLobu1.1, whole genome shotgun sequence, the following proteins share a genomic window:
- the LOC136198182 gene encoding proteoglycan 4-like — MLLANVPLGLCFLLCGALFGVNGEENSTTDAPAIPSGPTTSEPTTPDIDDCASFSCKNGGTCYDEIDSFTCHCLPGYTGDYCETDIDECASFPCKNGGTCYDYTNYYVCQCPPGFTGDYCETDIDECASLPCKNGGTCYDYINYFTCHCPSGYTGEYCETDIDECASFPCKNSGTCYDYINYFTCHCLPYYTGDYCETNVSGCASYPCQNGGTCTDDIGGYTCACISGHTGENCETTTLPTGPTTPEATTLPVATTHPVSNTPEAPTPEATTPEATTPPEPTTPEAPTPPEPTTPEAPTPPEPTTPEATTPPEPTTPEATTPPEPTTPEAPTPPEPTTPKATTPPEPTTPEAPTPPEPTTPEAPTPPEPTTPEATTPPEPTTPEATTPPEPTTPEAPTPPEPTTPKATTPPEPTTPEATTPPEPTTPEAPTPPEPTTPEATTPPEPTTPEATTPPEPTTPEATTPPEPTTPEAPTPPEPTTPEATTPPEPTTPEAPTPPEPTTPEATTPPEPTTPEATTPPEPTTPEATTPPEPTTPEAPTPPEPTTPEATTPPEPTTPEAPTPPEPTTPEAPTPPEPTTPEATTPEPSTPEATTPPEPTTPEAPTPPEPTTPEATTPPEPTTPEAPTPPEPTTPEATTPPEPTTPEATTPPEPTTPEATTPPEPTTPEAPTPPEPTTPEATTPPEPTTPEAPTPPEPTTPEAPTPPEPTTPEATTPEPSTPEATTPPEPTTPEAPTPPEPTTPEATTPPEPTTPEAPTPPEPTTPEKQQLLVPQLRNQRHQ, encoded by the exons AAAACTCGACAACTGACGCACCTGCAATCCCTTCAGGACCGACTACGTCAGAACCAACGACTCCTG atattgacgattgTGCGTCTTTTTCATGCaagaacggaggaacgtgctACGACGAGATTGACTCTTTCACTTGTCATTGCCTTCCCGGCTACACTGGAGACTATTGCGAGACCG atattgacgaatgtgcctcTTTTCCATGCAAGAACGGAGGAACATGCTACGATTATACCAACTATTACGTTTGTCAATGCCCTCCCGGCTTCACCGGAGACTATTGTGAGACAG ATATAGACGAATGTGCGTCTCTTCCATGCAAGAACGGAGGAACTTGCTACGACTATATTAACTATTTCACTTGTCATTGTCCTTCTGGCTATACTGGAGAGTACTGCGAGACCG atattgacgagtgTGCGTCGTTTCCATGCAAGAACAGTGGAACGTGCTACGACTATATTAACTATTTCACTTGTCATTGTCTTCCATACTACACTGGAGACTATTGCGAAACGA ACGTTAGCGGTTGTGCGTCTTATCCTTGTCAAAACGGAGGAACCTGTACCGATGACATTGGCGGATATACGTGCGCGTGCATTTCAGGTCATACCGGTGAAAACTGCGAAACAACGACTCTTCCAACGGGaccgactactccagaagcaACGACTCTTCCGGTAGCAACAACTCATCCGGTATCAAACACGCCAGAAGCACCAACTCCTGAAGCGACTACGCCAGAAGCCAcaactcctccggaaccgactacgcctGAAGCACcaactcctccggaaccgactacgcctGAAGCACcaactcctccggaaccgactacgccaGAAGCCAcaactcctccggaaccgactacgccaGAAGCCAcaactcctccggaaccgactacgcctGAAGCACcaactcctccggaaccgactacgccaAAAGCCAcaactcctccggaaccgactacgcctGAAGCACcaactcctccggaaccgactacgcctGAAGCACcaactcctccggaaccgactacgccaGAAGCCAcaactcctccggaaccgactacgccaGAAGCCAcaactcctccggaaccgactacgcctGAAGCGCcaactcctccggaaccgactacgccaAAAGCCAcaactcctccggaaccgactacgccaGAAGCCAcaactcctccggaaccgactacgcctGAAGCACCtactcctccggaaccgactacgccaGAAGCCAcaactcctccggaaccgactacgccaGAAGCCAcaactcctccggaaccgactacgccaGAAGCCAcaactcctccggaaccgactacgcctGAAGCACcaactcctccggaaccgactacgccaGAAGCCAcaactcctccggaaccgactacgcctGAAGCACCtactcctccggaaccgactacgccaGAAGCCAcaactcctccggaaccgactacgccaGAAGCCAcaactcctccggaaccgactacgccaGAAGCCAcaactcctccggaaccgactacgcctGAAGCACcaactcctccggaaccgactacgccaGAAGCCAcaactcctccggaaccgactacgcctGAAGCACcaactcctccggaaccgactacgcctGAAGCACcaactcctccggaaccgactacgccaGAAGCCACAACTCCGGAACCGTCTACGCCAGAAGCCAcaactcctccggaaccgactacgcctGAAGCACcaactcctccggaaccgactacgccaGAAGCCAcaactcctccggaaccgactacgcctGAAGCACCtactcctccggaaccgactacgccaGAAGCCAcaactcctccggaaccgactacgccaGAAGCCAcaactcctccggaaccgactacgccaGAAGCCAcaactcctccggaaccgactacgcctGAAGCACcaactcctccggaaccgactacgccaGAAGCCACAACacctccggaaccgactacgcctGAAGCACcaactcctccggaaccgactacgcctGAAGCACcaactcctccggaaccgactacgccaGAAGCCACAACTCCGGAACCGTCTACGCCAGAAGCCAcaactcctccggaaccgactacgcctGAAGCACcaactcctccggaaccgactacgccaGAAGCCAcaactcctccggaaccgactacgcctGAAGCACcaactcctccggaaccgactacgccagaa AAGCAACAACTCCTGGTCCCACAACTCCGCAACCAACGACACCAGTAG